In the Kribbella sp. NBC_00482 genome, one interval contains:
- a CDS encoding HpcH/HpaI aldolase family protein encodes MNANDFSHKVRAREKLVGYWITLDSPAAAERIARLGYDYVVLDAQHGLIGYQGLMTGLLAIDAGSAIGPQPSVGLVRVEANDPTPIGRALDAGASGVIVPLIDSADDVARAVRAAKYPPVGVRSFGPMRAALRIGPVPADSNDATVVLAMIETPLGLQNVAEICATRGLDGVYVGPSDLSLALGARFPGDPEVEGPFEEAVELIARTAREAGIAAGIHTFDGESAKKRLAQGYTFATVASDLSHLEAIAAAHLETARS; translated from the coding sequence GTGAATGCAAACGATTTCTCGCACAAGGTCCGGGCTCGGGAGAAGTTGGTCGGGTACTGGATCACGCTGGATTCGCCGGCGGCTGCCGAGCGGATTGCGCGGCTGGGGTACGACTACGTGGTGCTCGACGCGCAGCACGGGCTGATCGGGTACCAGGGGTTGATGACCGGGCTGCTGGCGATCGACGCCGGGTCCGCGATCGGGCCGCAGCCGTCGGTCGGGCTGGTGCGGGTCGAGGCGAACGATCCGACACCGATCGGGCGCGCGCTGGACGCCGGGGCGAGCGGTGTGATCGTGCCGCTCATCGACAGCGCGGACGACGTGGCTCGGGCGGTTCGTGCGGCGAAGTACCCGCCGGTGGGGGTGCGGTCGTTCGGTCCGATGCGGGCCGCGCTGCGGATCGGTCCGGTGCCGGCGGACAGCAACGACGCGACCGTCGTACTCGCGATGATCGAAACCCCGCTCGGCCTGCAGAACGTGGCCGAGATCTGCGCGACGCGCGGCCTCGACGGTGTGTACGTCGGGCCGTCGGACCTCAGCCTCGCGCTCGGTGCGCGCTTCCCGGGTGACCCGGAGGTCGAGGGCCCGTTCGAGGAGGCGGTCGAGCTGATCGCGCGCACCGCGCGGGAGGCCGGGATCGCCGCGGGCATCCACACCTTCGACGGCGAGTCGGCGAAGAAGCGCCTGGCCCAGGGCTACACCTTCGCCACCGTCGCCTCCGACCTCAGCCACCTCGAAGCAATCGCCGCCGCTCACCTCGAGACCGCTCGCTCGTAG
- a CDS encoding acyl-CoA carboxylase subunit beta, with translation MTHDHWTEVKVAREATLAPPEKAAAKLKSQNKLYVRDRIALLVDEDSFVEDAQLANALNAGLPADGVVTGRALVDGRPALIVANDPTVKAGSWGARTVEKIVRVTEVALRDELPIFWLIDSAGARITDQVQLFPGRRGAGRIFHNQVALSGKVPQICCLFGPSAAGGAYIPAFCDIVIMVDGNASMYLGSPRMAEMVVGEKVTLEEMGGARMHTSVSGCGDLLASDDTEAIELAKQYFSYLPGSWRSRPPSYDASDAGRDFTRDLVPAEESVGFDIHDVIDALLDADTFFEIKPAYAPELVVGFGLLAGQVVGIVANQPAVKGGVLFVDSADKAARFIWLCDAFNVPLVYLCDVPGFMIGSEVERAGIIRHGAKMITAVSEATVPTVSVIVRKAYGAGLYAMCGPGFSPDACVALPTAKIAVMGPEAAINAVYYNKIQEIADEGERVEYVSKLREEYETDIDILRLAADLVIDAIIEPENLRTDLIARLAAAQSKDRTFSHRRHGIPPV, from the coding sequence ATGACCCACGACCACTGGACAGAGGTCAAGGTCGCCCGCGAGGCGACCCTCGCGCCGCCGGAGAAGGCGGCCGCGAAACTCAAGAGCCAGAACAAGCTGTACGTCCGCGACCGGATCGCCCTGCTCGTCGACGAGGACAGCTTCGTCGAGGACGCGCAGCTGGCGAACGCGCTGAACGCGGGCCTGCCCGCCGACGGCGTCGTCACCGGCCGCGCGCTCGTCGACGGCCGTCCGGCGCTGATCGTCGCCAACGACCCGACCGTGAAGGCCGGTTCGTGGGGCGCGCGGACGGTCGAGAAGATCGTCCGGGTGACCGAGGTCGCGCTCCGTGACGAGCTGCCGATCTTCTGGTTGATCGACTCTGCCGGCGCCCGGATCACCGACCAGGTCCAGCTGTTCCCGGGCCGCCGCGGCGCCGGGCGGATCTTCCACAACCAGGTCGCACTGTCCGGCAAGGTCCCGCAGATCTGCTGCCTGTTCGGCCCGTCGGCCGCGGGCGGCGCGTACATCCCGGCGTTCTGCGACATCGTGATCATGGTCGACGGCAACGCCTCGATGTACCTGGGCTCGCCCCGGATGGCCGAGATGGTCGTCGGCGAGAAGGTCACGCTGGAGGAGATGGGCGGGGCCCGGATGCACACGAGCGTCTCCGGCTGCGGTGACCTGCTCGCGTCCGACGACACCGAGGCGATCGAGCTCGCGAAGCAGTACTTCTCGTACCTGCCCGGATCGTGGCGCTCGCGACCCCCGTCGTACGACGCCTCGGACGCAGGCCGGGACTTCACGCGGGACCTGGTGCCGGCGGAGGAGAGTGTCGGGTTCGACATCCACGACGTGATCGACGCGCTCCTCGACGCGGACACGTTCTTCGAGATCAAGCCGGCGTACGCGCCGGAGCTTGTGGTCGGGTTCGGGCTGCTCGCGGGGCAGGTGGTCGGGATCGTCGCGAACCAGCCGGCGGTGAAGGGCGGCGTACTCTTCGTCGACTCGGCGGACAAGGCAGCGCGGTTCATCTGGCTGTGCGATGCGTTCAACGTGCCGCTCGTGTACCTGTGCGACGTACCGGGGTTCATGATCGGCAGTGAGGTCGAGCGGGCCGGGATCATCCGGCACGGCGCGAAGATGATCACCGCGGTGTCGGAGGCGACGGTGCCGACGGTGTCGGTGATCGTCCGGAAGGCGTACGGCGCTGGGCTGTACGCGATGTGCGGCCCGGGGTTCTCGCCGGACGCGTGCGTCGCCTTGCCGACCGCGAAGATTGCGGTGATGGGCCCGGAGGCGGCGATCAACGCCGTGTACTACAACAAGATCCAGGAGATCGCCGACGAGGGCGAGCGGGTCGAGTACGTGTCCAAGCTGCGCGAGGAGTACGAGACCGACATCGACATCCTGCGCCTGGCCGCCGACCTGGTCATCGACGCGATCATCGAGCCGGAGAACCTCCGCACCGACCTGATCGCCCGCCTCGCCGCAGCCCAGTCCAAGGACCGCACATTCTCGCACCGGCGGCACGGCATACCGCCGGTCTAG
- a CDS encoding aminoglycoside phosphotransferase family protein: MPSTEPLLHKLVAEAGLPEITSYEDLQGNGFDHQIVHATLADSQEVVLRSRKKSWPLPVGRARFLTEHELPAPALLGGNEFATLYEYVPGEMLYNLVAEDRMTDASWRSVGTAFRRVHAVRFPSGLSGPFDAGRLVLEAIDPVQDLHERIAAAVPRLEANLPFVLAHLPRLHAIIDAYADSLRPAPTALLHGDVFPTNIIVGPDRTTLIDWDFPRVADPAQEVSALDEWMYLAGGGCLADAFFDAYGPRPPNTGLYRITGAIGWFGRGPFNGWEIDFTLDEARTEQVTGWRNSLVAYLTDLGDRLDEL; encoded by the coding sequence ATGCCATCCACGGAGCCACTCCTGCACAAGCTGGTCGCCGAAGCCGGTCTCCCCGAGATCACGTCGTACGAGGATCTGCAGGGCAACGGCTTCGACCATCAGATCGTCCACGCGACCCTCGCCGACTCGCAGGAGGTTGTGCTGCGGTCCCGGAAGAAGTCATGGCCGCTCCCGGTCGGGCGCGCTCGCTTCCTCACCGAGCACGAACTGCCGGCGCCGGCGCTGCTCGGTGGCAACGAGTTCGCGACACTCTACGAGTACGTCCCCGGCGAGATGCTGTACAACCTGGTCGCCGAGGACCGGATGACCGACGCCTCCTGGCGATCTGTCGGTACGGCGTTCCGGCGGGTGCACGCCGTACGGTTCCCGAGCGGGCTGTCCGGACCGTTCGATGCCGGCCGCCTCGTCCTCGAGGCGATCGATCCTGTCCAGGACCTGCACGAGCGGATCGCCGCCGCCGTACCGCGGCTCGAGGCCAATCTTCCGTTCGTGCTTGCGCACCTGCCTCGCCTGCACGCGATCATCGACGCGTACGCCGACTCGTTGCGCCCGGCTCCGACCGCACTCCTGCACGGAGACGTGTTCCCGACGAACATCATCGTCGGCCCGGACCGGACCACTCTCATCGACTGGGACTTCCCGCGCGTCGCAGATCCGGCTCAGGAGGTGTCGGCCCTCGACGAGTGGATGTACCTGGCCGGTGGCGGGTGCCTCGCGGACGCCTTCTTCGACGCCTACGGACCGCGACCTCCGAACACCGGCCTCTACCGCATCACCGGCGCGATCGGCTGGTTCGGTCGCGGCCCCTTCAACGGCTGGGAGATCGACTTCACCCTGGACGAGGCCCGAACGGAGCAGGTGACGGGCTGGCGGAACTCTCTGGTCGCGTATCTCACCGACCTCGGCGACCGGCTGGACGAGCTCTAG
- a CDS encoding acyl-CoA dehydrogenase family protein: MFELSAEHQEFRRSVRDFAEAEIGPHAAEWDRKHYFPVEVVQKMGRLGLFGLTAPEEYGGAGGDFTSLCVAIEEISRVDQSMGITLEAAVGLGINPILTYGTEEQKATWLPDLVAGNKLAGFGLTEPESGSDAGATKTRAVVDNGEWVIDGSKQFITNSGSSITSCVTVTARTGERADGKPEISTIIVPSGTPGFTAEAAYDKLGWHASDTHPLSLVNCRVPEANLLGERGKGFAQFLATLDDGRVAIAAVALGCIRACLELSVQYAGERQTFGGPIGRKQGVAFQIADLKVMADASELLVYRAAALKDAGASVADFKQAASVAKLYATESAVTATRIATQVFGGYGFMEEYPVTRFYRDAKILEIGEGTSEVQRMLIARSLGLPVE, translated from the coding sequence ATGTTCGAGTTGTCCGCGGAGCATCAGGAGTTCCGTCGTAGCGTTCGTGACTTCGCGGAGGCCGAGATCGGCCCGCACGCGGCGGAGTGGGACCGCAAGCACTACTTCCCGGTGGAGGTCGTGCAGAAGATGGGGCGGCTCGGGCTCTTCGGGCTGACCGCGCCGGAGGAGTACGGCGGCGCGGGCGGCGACTTCACCAGCCTGTGCGTGGCGATCGAGGAGATCTCCCGGGTCGACCAGTCGATGGGGATCACGCTCGAGGCGGCGGTCGGGCTCGGGATCAACCCGATCCTGACGTACGGCACCGAGGAGCAGAAGGCCACCTGGCTGCCCGACCTGGTCGCGGGCAACAAGCTGGCCGGGTTCGGGCTGACCGAGCCGGAGTCGGGGTCGGACGCCGGCGCTACCAAGACCCGCGCGGTCGTCGACAACGGCGAGTGGGTGATCGACGGCTCCAAGCAGTTCATCACCAACTCGGGTTCGAGCATCACGAGCTGCGTGACGGTCACGGCGCGCACCGGTGAGCGGGCCGACGGCAAGCCGGAGATCTCCACGATCATCGTCCCGAGCGGTACGCCGGGATTCACCGCGGAAGCGGCGTACGACAAGCTCGGCTGGCATGCCAGCGACACGCACCCACTGTCGCTCGTGAACTGCCGGGTCCCCGAGGCCAACCTGCTCGGTGAGCGCGGCAAGGGGTTCGCGCAGTTCCTCGCGACGCTCGACGACGGGCGGGTCGCGATCGCGGCAGTCGCGCTCGGCTGCATCCGCGCGTGTCTGGAGCTGTCCGTGCAGTACGCCGGTGAGCGCCAGACCTTCGGCGGGCCGATCGGCCGCAAGCAGGGTGTCGCGTTCCAGATCGCCGACCTGAAGGTGATGGCGGACGCCTCCGAGCTGCTCGTCTACCGCGCTGCCGCGCTCAAGGACGCCGGCGCGTCGGTCGCCGACTTCAAGCAGGCCGCGTCGGTCGCCAAGTTGTACGCGACCGAGTCCGCGGTGACCGCGACCCGGATCGCCACCCAGGTCTTCGGCGGTTACGGCTTCATGGAGGAGTACCCGGTGACCCGGTTCTACCGCGACGCCAAGATCCTCGAGATCGGCGAGGGTACGTCGGAGGTCCAGCGGATGCTGATCGCGAGGTCGCTCGGCCTCCCAGTGGAATGA
- a CDS encoding CobW family GTP-binding protein translates to MTAQAKTPLSVLVGLSTTLREPVLEAMTDATTVAVEIDQDDLPGRGVLSWRVRDAAGPIDTGEFTVGDDCGACQLIESLVPLLETLVARGHWDHIVLAAPQAMEARPLVTTLTSVLPEIVVDTVTCVVDAVLLVAQLSGDELLAERGLALGLPDRRNVAELTARQVEYADVCVLANAHRSTAVERLEHLLSHLNPRTSVVTTDGAGVPDGPVARTGRFDFDAAEAWAGEIAASDRVQPSGDGVTTVLWTSTRPLHPARLNDALEDIVDGVVRSRGVVWLANRPTQRVRWESAGYSASLGMLGEWSETEHLAECTVVATGMGLDPARLQAVLDACLLTESELASPDWTNLDDPFAGVF, encoded by the coding sequence ATGACCGCCCAAGCGAAAACTCCGTTGTCCGTGTTGGTGGGGCTGTCCACGACGTTGCGGGAGCCCGTGCTGGAAGCGATGACCGACGCCACCACCGTGGCCGTGGAGATCGACCAGGACGACCTGCCCGGTCGGGGCGTGCTGTCCTGGCGGGTGCGGGACGCGGCGGGGCCGATCGACACAGGCGAGTTCACGGTCGGGGACGACTGCGGCGCCTGCCAGCTGATCGAGTCGCTCGTACCGCTGCTGGAGACACTGGTTGCGCGTGGGCACTGGGACCACATCGTGCTCGCGGCGCCACAGGCGATGGAAGCTCGGCCACTCGTCACCACCTTGACGTCCGTTCTGCCGGAGATCGTCGTCGACACGGTCACCTGCGTCGTCGACGCCGTACTGCTGGTTGCGCAACTGTCCGGCGACGAGTTGCTCGCCGAGCGCGGTCTGGCGCTCGGTCTCCCGGATCGGCGCAACGTCGCGGAGCTGACCGCGCGTCAGGTCGAGTACGCCGACGTGTGCGTGCTGGCCAACGCGCATCGCAGTACGGCGGTTGAGCGGCTGGAGCACCTGTTGTCGCACCTGAACCCGCGGACGTCGGTGGTGACGACGGACGGTGCCGGCGTACCTGATGGGCCTGTTGCGCGGACCGGGCGGTTCGACTTCGATGCGGCCGAGGCGTGGGCCGGTGAGATCGCTGCGTCGGATCGGGTGCAGCCGAGCGGCGACGGGGTGACGACGGTGCTGTGGACGTCGACGCGACCGCTGCATCCTGCGCGGCTGAACGACGCGCTCGAGGACATCGTGGACGGTGTGGTTCGTAGTCGCGGGGTGGTGTGGCTGGCGAACCGCCCGACGCAGCGCGTGCGGTGGGAGTCCGCCGGGTACAGCGCGTCGCTCGGCATGCTCGGTGAATGGTCGGAGACCGAGCACCTCGCCGAGTGCACCGTCGTCGCGACCGGCATGGGCCTCGATCCCGCCCGCCTCCAGGCAGTCCTCGACGCCTGCCTCCTCACCGAGTCCGAACTAGCCAGCCCCGACTGGACCAACCTCGACGACCCCTTCGCCGGCGTCTTCTAA
- a CDS encoding maleylpyruvate isomerase family mycothiol-dependent enzyme, producing the protein MKAPERGALPLGLAATLARTYGRLTETVQGLSDADFRRETRCPGMPVGPLLVHLLYDAERALIAFASPAAVEPDRDFVTYWRHAPPQPDGDTSFERSIAAAYRKPGLLVQHWREVSEAAARAVAVGLATKGSRIETQGHVMRAGDFVATLVLEATVHHLDLIVGLPGAPEPDPEGLQVAARTLDGLFGPQAWDVIAWDTTTYVLKATGRLPLDENDLTMLGPHAHRLPLLA; encoded by the coding sequence ATGAAGGCACCCGAGCGTGGTGCGTTGCCGTTGGGGCTCGCGGCTACGTTGGCGCGGACCTACGGGCGGCTGACCGAGACGGTGCAGGGGCTCAGTGACGCGGACTTCCGGCGTGAGACCCGGTGCCCCGGTATGCCCGTCGGTCCGCTGCTCGTGCATCTGCTGTACGACGCCGAGCGCGCCCTGATCGCGTTCGCCAGCCCGGCCGCGGTCGAACCGGACCGGGATTTCGTCACGTACTGGCGCCACGCCCCGCCGCAGCCCGACGGCGACACGAGCTTCGAGCGGAGCATCGCGGCGGCGTACCGCAAACCCGGTCTGCTCGTACAGCACTGGCGTGAGGTGTCCGAGGCAGCGGCCCGGGCGGTCGCAGTCGGGCTGGCGACCAAGGGGAGCCGGATCGAGACGCAGGGTCACGTCATGCGGGCGGGTGACTTCGTGGCCACCTTGGTGCTTGAGGCAACGGTCCATCACCTCGACCTGATCGTCGGCCTGCCCGGCGCGCCGGAACCCGATCCCGAAGGCCTGCAGGTCGCCGCGCGCACGCTGGACGGGTTGTTCGGCCCGCAGGCGTGGGACGTGATCGCATGGGACACCACGACGTACGTCCTGAAGGCAACAGGCCGCCTACCCCTCGACGAGAACGACCTGACAATGCTCGGCCCCCACGCCCACCGCCTCCCACTCCTCGCTTAG
- a CDS encoding helix-turn-helix domain-containing protein — MGEREFADVLREAIQARGLGLGRIQERLRARGVSVSLATLSYWQSGRSRPERRDSLAAVGLLEEVLEVPAGTLSASIGPPRRRGRWLSTVPDRPGLATYWPRPGAVEEAVSEVDIRWDERLTRISQHDRVIVGPDRGERSYHSRQVLRAEADGPDRWVVIMHLDEHDRPLPEIRTLRHCRLGRTVRRPADGLLVAELLFDRPLRKGETVITEHELVNVAPYPPATNYERKFRLPVREFVLEVCFDPAELPAACAIVSQLDDAEELVRAVEVAAEVHGVVLNFGPGRYGLQWTWPE; from the coding sequence ATGGGCGAACGGGAGTTCGCGGACGTGCTGCGGGAAGCCATCCAGGCGCGCGGGCTCGGGCTCGGGCGGATCCAGGAGCGTCTCCGCGCGCGTGGCGTGTCGGTGAGCCTCGCCACGTTGAGCTACTGGCAGTCGGGCCGGTCGCGCCCCGAGCGGCGGGACTCGCTTGCCGCGGTCGGGCTGCTCGAGGAAGTGCTCGAGGTCCCGGCCGGGACATTGTCGGCGTCGATCGGTCCGCCGCGGCGCCGCGGACGCTGGCTGAGCACGGTGCCGGACCGGCCCGGGCTGGCGACGTACTGGCCGCGGCCCGGCGCGGTCGAGGAGGCGGTCAGCGAGGTCGACATCCGCTGGGACGAACGGCTCACGCGGATCAGCCAGCACGACCGGGTGATCGTCGGCCCCGACCGCGGCGAACGGTCGTACCACTCCCGCCAGGTCCTGCGCGCCGAGGCAGACGGCCCGGACCGCTGGGTCGTGATCATGCACCTCGACGAACACGACCGGCCGCTGCCGGAGATCCGCACGCTGCGGCACTGCCGGCTAGGCCGGACGGTACGTCGGCCTGCTGACGGACTGCTGGTCGCCGAGCTGCTCTTCGACCGACCGCTCCGCAAGGGCGAGACGGTCATCACCGAGCACGAGTTGGTGAACGTCGCGCCGTACCCGCCGGCGACGAACTACGAGCGGAAGTTCCGGCTGCCGGTGCGTGAGTTCGTGCTGGAGGTCTGCTTCGACCCGGCCGAGCTGCCTGCCGCCTGTGCGATTGTTTCGCAGCTCGACGACGCGGAGGAGCTCGTTCGCGCGGTGGAGGTCGCGGCCGAGGTGCACGGCGTCGTACTGAACTTCGGACCCGGTCGCTACGGCCTCCAGTGGACGTGGCCCGAGTGA